A single window of Clupea harengus unplaced genomic scaffold, Ch_v2.0.2, whole genome shotgun sequence DNA harbors:
- the ccdc173 gene encoding coiled-coil domain-containing protein 173, translating to MSTASASVVQYGRRKGSSKNIHAQEMRKETMPEPDLRQVTVLPKSEWLRIQDSLNHVNKHNESLKEAARQREAMHLRSKEVVKFWSNTIAGQRQKKLESKKIREKVEEEERRKLDIEEAKYQAEKRKEAIVKAKAQLYYQTDRVKGFHSALLLTEVLKEREAQIELKRRIREASRDVEKEVMATMKHRDEQALRQVMEKDQKKRQDSKVTVKGLLQQINEHELAKELEKREDKREGEVLKHLKELFDQEEAMKEEKRLEAKRNMMKSHNELMADKDMFRAAETQKHEIEDEKSQMFAKAKLKMMKLRKEKEAERLREVQKAKDETIARLAAHQQKEQDNDEELIIKAIEEKDSREARQQREKEEKREAMLQSIAAHRETTRQQHEGRAMEEKQKALDLLNAKKEADRIFMEKQRLKKQRMKEDGQIIQKIYVHQMAEKQAREQQLKKDLQEFESTNGQLVAEEERQFQQYAKDLIDTAKVAGRTPCLLQKAAREGIGGGLGPIFGGVRPSYLVKDDTGVQMPSYVGAASQDIRELNEVTDIQKAKKRLGFTW from the exons ATGTCCACAGCATCAGCTTCTGTCGTACAGTATGGACGGCGAAAGGGCTCCTCTAAAAACA TTCATGCACAGGAGATGAGAAAAGAAACGATGCCAGAGCCGGACCTTCGCCAAGTCACTGTCCTGCCGAAGTCTGAGTGGCTTCGCATTCAAGACAGTTTGAACcatgtaaacaaacataatGAAAGCCTCAAAGAGGCCGCTAGGCAAAGAGAAGCCATGCATCTCCGTTCCAAAGAAGTGGTGAAATTCTGGTCCAATACAATTGCT GgtcagagacaaaaaaagctGGAGTCAAAGAAGATTCGAGAgaaggtggaagaggaggaaaggagaaaactAGACATAGAAGAGGCCAAGTACCAGGCAGAGAAACGAAAAGAAGCTATTGTAAAAGCAAAAGCTCAGCTATACTACCAGACTGATCGAGTTAAAGGATTTCAT AGTGCTCTGCTCCTGACGGAGgtgctgaaggagagagaggctcagATCGAGCTGAAGCGGCGCATTCGGGAGGCCTCCCGCGACGTGGAAAAGGAGGTCATGGCCACAATGAAGCATCGGGATGAGCAGGCCCTGCGGCAGGTGATGGAGAAGGATCAGAAGAAGAGGCAGGACAGCAAAGTCACCGTCAAAGGGTTGCTGCAGCA GATAAACGAGCATGAGCTTGCCAAAGAGCTAGAAAAGagggaggacaagagagagggagaagtgctGAAGCATCTCAAGGAGCTTTTTGACCAGGAGGAGGCCATGAAGGAGGAGAAGCGACTAGAGGCCAAGAGAAACATGATGAAGTCCCACAAC GAGCTCATGGCCGACAAAGACATGTTCAGAGCCGCGGAGACTCAGAAGCATGAGATTGAGGACGAGAAATCCCAGATGTTTGCCAAAGCCAAACTCAAGATGATGAAGctgaggaaagaaaaggaagcaGAGAGGTTAAG AGAGGTGCAGAAGGCCAAAGACGAGACCATTGCTCGGCTGGCCGCTCACCAGCAGAAGGAGCAGGACAACGATGAGGAACTCATAATCAAGGCCATCGAGGAGAAGGACTCCCGTGAGGCTCGTcagcagagggagaaggaggagaagagggaggccATGCTTCAGTCTATAGCCGCTCACCGCGAGACCACG CGCCAGCAACATGAAGGAAGGGCAATGGAGGAGAAGCAGAAAGCCCTGGATTTACTTAATGCCAAGAAGGAGGCAGACAGAATCTTCATGGAGAAACAGCGGTTGAAGAAACAGAGAATGAAGGAGGATGGTCAAATTATCCAAAAGATCTACGTCCATCAGATG GCAGAGAAGCAAGCCAGAGAGCAGCAGCTAAAGAAGGACCTGCAGGAGTTCGAGAGCACCAACGGACAGCTCGTGGCCGAGGAGGAGAGGCAGTTCCAGCAGTACGCCAAGGACTTGATTGACACGGCCAAGGTGGCCGGGCGGACCCCTTGCCTGCTCCAGAAGGCGGCACGAGAGGGCATCGGGGGCGGGCTGGGGCCCATCTTCGGCGGGGTTCGACCCAGCTACCTGGTGAAGGATGACACCGGAGTTCAGATGCCCAGTTACGTCGGTGCTGCCTCCCAAGACATCAGAGAGCTGAATGAGGTCACTGACATCCAGAAGGCCAAGAAGCGCCTGGGATTCACTTGGTGA